One Bufo gargarizans isolate SCDJY-AF-19 chromosome 4, ASM1485885v1, whole genome shotgun sequence DNA window includes the following coding sequences:
- the KLHL31 gene encoding kelch-like protein 31, producing MAPKKKNVKKSKSDINEMTIIVEDGPLSKLNGLSGLIDGGNGFSYISTEVSDSSYGSNLMEGLSRMRQDSFLCDLTIGTKTKSFMAHKVVMASCSEYFYNILKKDPSTQQVDLNDISPLGLATVITYAYTGKITLSLYTIGSTISSAVFLQINALVNMCCNFLMQEINVENCMYVANIAETYGLKSTKEAAQKFIRDNFIEFSETDQFLKLTFDQINELLIDDELQLPSEIVAFQIAIKWLDHDEKRIKYASSLIGNIRFGTISAQDLVNYVQSVPRMMQDTECHRLLVEAMNYHLLPYHQNTLQSRRTKIRGGTRVLVTVGGRPALTEKSLSREILHRDPENGWKRLTELPAKSFNQCVTVMDGFLYIAGGEDQNDARNQAKHAVSNFCRYDPRFNAWIHLANMTQKRTHFSLNVFNGLLYAIGGRNSEGSLASLECYVPSTNQWQLKAPLEVARCCHSSSLIDGKLLVVGGYINNAYSRSVCMYDPSNDSWHDKASLSTPRGWHCSVTLGDRVYVMGGSQLGGRGERVDVLPVECFNPHTGQWSYVAPLQNGVSTAGASTLHGKIYLVGGWNEVEKKYKKCIQAYNPDLNEWTDEDELPEATVGVSCCTITMPNLKTRESRASSVSSVPVSI from the exons ATGGCACCAAAAAAGAAGAATGTCAAGAAAAGTAAATCAGATATTAATGAGATGACAATCATCGTTGAAGACGGTCCTTTGAGTAAACTAAATGGGCTTAGTGGCTTAATTGATGGAGGAAATGGCTTTAGTTACATCTCTACAGAGGTTTCTGACTCATCATATGGATCTAATCTCATGGAAGGGTTAAGCAGAATGAGACAAGACAGTTTCCTGTGTGATCTTACCATTGGTACCAAAACAAAATCATTCATGGCCCACAAGGTTGTGATGGCATCCTGCAGTGAATACTTCTACAACATTCTGAAGAAAGATCCTTCCACTCAGCAAGTTGATCTGAATGATATATCTCCTCTAGGTCTAGCTACAGTAATAACCTatgcctacactggcaaaattACTCTGTCTTTGTACACAATCGGTAGTACTATATCTTCAGCCGTCTTCCTTCAGATAAATGCCCTTGTGAACATGTGCTGTAACTTTTTGATGCAAGAAATTAATGTTGAAAACTGCATGTATGTTGCTAATATTGCAGAAACCTATGGACTTAAAAGTACAAAAGAAGCTGCACAAAAATTCATTAGAGACAACTTCATTGAGTTCTCTGAAACCGATCAGTTCCTAAAGCTTACATTTGATCAAATAAATGAACTTCTTATAGATGATGAGTTGCAGTTACCATCTGAAATTGTTGCCTTCCAGATTGCAATAAAATGGTTAGATCACGATGAAAAGAGAATCAAGTATGCCTCAAGTCTTATAGGCAATATTAGATTTGGCACAATATCAGCTCAAGACTTGGTTAACTATGTCCAATCAGTGCCAAGAATGATGCAAGATACAGAATGCCATAGGCTTCTGGTTGAAGCCATGAATTACCATCTGCTTCCCTATCATCAAAACACCTTACAATCAAGAAGAACAAAAATACGTGGAGGAACAAGAGTTCTTGTAACTGTAGGTGGCCGACCAGCATTGACAGAAAAATCTCTTAGCAGGGAGATTTTGCACAGGGATCCTGAGAATGGATGGAAAAGGCTCACTGAGCTGCCAGCTAAGAGTTTTAATCAGTGCGTCACAGTGATGGATGGATTTCTCTACATTGCTGGTGGTGAAGACCAGAATGATGCCAGGAACCAAGCAAAACATGCAGTCAGCAATTTCTGCAG ATATGATCCACGTTTTAACGCATGGATTCACCTTGCAAACATGACTCAGAAGCGTACTCATTTTAGCTTGAATGTTTTCAACGGTCTCCTTTATGCAATTGGTGGTCGCAATTCTGAAGGTTCCCTAGCTTCACTTGAGTGTTATGTGCCTTCAACTAACCAGTGGCAGTTAAAGGCACCACTGGAGGTTGCAAGGTGCTGCCATTCCAGCTCTCTCATTGATGGTAAGCTCTTGGTCGTAGGTGGATACATTAATAATGCATACTCTCGCTCTGTTTGTATGTATGACCCAAGTAATGATAGCTGGCATGATAAGGCAAGTCTGAGTACACCAAGAGGATGGCATTGCTCTGTTACACTTGGTGACAGAGTGTATGTGATGGGTGGCAGTCAACTTGGTGGCCGTGGTGAGAGAGTTGACGTCCTTCCTGTTGAATGCTTTAATCCTCACACTGGCCAGTGGAGCTATGTTGCCCCTCTGCAGAATGGAGTGAGCACTGCGGGTGCTTCCACACTACATGGCAAAATCTATTTGGTGGGCGGCTGGAATGAAGTGGAAAAGAAGTACAAGAAATGTATTCAGGCCTACAACCCTGATCTTAATGAATGGACTGATGAAGATGAATTACCAGAGGCAACAGTAGGAGTATCTTGCTGTACAATCACCATGCCAAATTTGAAAACACGGGAGTCCAGAGCAAGCTCGGTTTCTTCAGTGCCTGTCAGTATATAA